A single window of Chitinophaga sp. XS-30 DNA harbors:
- a CDS encoding YihY/virulence factor BrkB family protein: MRPLRIKRWWSLFKCAALDFMDDRVLKLSASLAYSTIFSIAPMLIIALYTSDILLGPDALEGKLYEQLEGMIGSSAAAQVQEIVRNTTLSSDFGWSTIIGVITLVIGATGVFTEIQSSINFIWRLKIKPNKGKGLIKILLTRLLSFSMVISLGFVLVVSLVLHGLIELLLARLTAIFPEITVVAVYIINLVVTFATIAVLFAVIFKVLPDARIQWRHVWVGAMTTAVLFMIGKFGIGLYLGNSSIGSTYGAAGSIVILLLWVYYSAAILYFGAEFTRQYVQQKGERIYPNDYAVWVEQVEMESEGNLPEKKTLPS, encoded by the coding sequence ATGAGACCATTACGTATCAAACGTTGGTGGAGCCTGTTCAAATGTGCTGCGCTCGATTTTATGGATGACAGGGTGTTGAAGCTGAGCGCCTCCCTGGCGTATTCCACTATTTTTTCCATTGCGCCGATGCTCATCATTGCGCTTTATACCAGTGATATCCTCCTTGGACCGGATGCATTGGAAGGTAAATTGTACGAGCAGCTGGAAGGAATGATAGGCAGCTCCGCCGCCGCGCAGGTACAGGAGATCGTGAGGAATACCACCCTTTCATCCGATTTCGGATGGTCAACCATTATCGGCGTGATTACACTAGTGATCGGCGCAACCGGGGTATTCACCGAGATACAAAGCTCCATCAATTTTATCTGGCGCCTCAAAATAAAACCCAACAAAGGCAAAGGACTGATCAAGATATTGCTGACCCGCTTGCTGTCCTTTTCCATGGTGATCAGCCTTGGTTTTGTGCTGGTGGTATCGTTAGTATTACACGGGCTGATAGAGTTATTGCTGGCCAGGCTGACGGCTATTTTCCCCGAGATCACGGTGGTAGCGGTATATATCATCAACCTGGTCGTTACTTTCGCGACCATTGCCGTGCTGTTCGCCGTCATATTTAAGGTATTGCCTGATGCGCGCATCCAGTGGCGGCATGTTTGGGTAGGGGCGATGACAACGGCTGTGCTGTTCATGATCGGCAAATTCGGCATCGGCCTGTATCTTGGCAACAGCTCCATCGGCAGCACTTATGGCGCGGCCGGGTCTATTGTGATCCTCTTGTTGTGGGTATATTATTCTGCGGCTATCCTGTATTTCGGGGCGGAGTTCACGAGGCAGTACGTGCAGCAGAAAGGGGAGCGTATCTACCCGAATGACTATGCGGTATGGGTAGAACAGGTAGAAATGGAATCCGAAGGTAATCTGCCGGAGAAAAAAACGTTGCCCTCATAA
- a CDS encoding S9 family peptidase, which yields MIYRRIIILFLLLTAGFSALAQEPWNPSREEVLERYRRAAVMEEAVRNTVFSAAVQPHWQADGSSFWYRNVLKDSVMEYIYVQPSAGRRGPAFDHARMAEALGRASGREMDSRRLSIQRMEFAKNSVKLQTDGKCYRCDLANYTCAPADSFPAAGNFRGRYGRSRWRGFSTDRTSPDKKWMAFIKDGNVFIRPAGEDVSINSAASSAGGNVSINNAAPSAGGPADKGTAAVQYTSNGTPEKPYGALAWSPDSRYVVGYHINPVEDSAVYYILTSQDGTRGQLRSHPYKQPGDPFSTYEMYIFPVDRQDALKVDTDVIDFFDAPYLHWREKDARYFTYEKVDRGHQRFRIIEVDTETATAKTLLDEQTNTFIYESRIFTEYLPATNEIIWTSEKDGWRHLYLVDGITGAIKHPITKGPWVVRQIDSVDAKKREIWFRASGMHAGEDPYFLHYYRIGFDGKDLVELTPEKGHHTAVFSPDKKYYIDTYSQVDVPPVTTLRSTRSGKKIMELEKADATAFFATGMRPVESFTAKGRDGKTDIWGIVCRPSDFDPAKRYPVIENIYAGPQDAFVPKSFMGSFSEMQSMAELGFIVVQIDGMGTANRSKAFHDVCWKNLADAGFPDRILWIRALAEKYPYVDTTRVGLYGTSAGGQNALGGLLFHPDFYKAAVSSCGCHDNRVDKQWWNEQWMGYPLGKHYEEQSNVTNADKLRGDLLLIVGEADTNVPPESTYRVINALIRAGKSFDFLPVPGLGHSDGGPYGRLKKRDFFVKHLLGVDPPDRNNAENKL from the coding sequence ATGATCTACAGACGGATAATCATCCTTTTTTTGCTGCTGACGGCGGGATTTTCCGCTTTGGCGCAGGAGCCATGGAATCCCTCGCGGGAAGAGGTGCTGGAGCGTTACCGCCGCGCCGCCGTGATGGAGGAAGCTGTCAGGAACACGGTGTTCAGCGCCGCTGTGCAACCGCATTGGCAGGCGGATGGCAGCAGTTTCTGGTATCGCAATGTGCTGAAAGATTCAGTCATGGAATACATCTATGTACAACCTTCAGCCGGCCGCAGAGGCCCGGCATTTGATCACGCAAGGATGGCGGAAGCGCTGGGCAGGGCAAGCGGCAGGGAAATGGACAGCAGGCGGCTTTCCATACAACGCATGGAGTTTGCGAAGAACAGCGTAAAGCTGCAGACGGACGGTAAATGTTATCGTTGCGATCTGGCAAATTATACCTGTGCGCCGGCCGATTCTTTCCCGGCTGCGGGGAACTTCCGTGGCCGCTATGGCAGGAGCCGCTGGCGGGGATTTTCCACCGACCGTACTTCCCCGGATAAAAAATGGATGGCTTTTATAAAGGACGGCAATGTGTTCATCCGGCCGGCCGGAGAAGATGTTTCGATCAATAGTGCAGCATCGTCCGCCGGAGGGAATGTTTCGATCAATAATGCGGCGCCTTCCGCCGGAGGGCCGGCAGATAAAGGAACGGCGGCCGTGCAATACACCAGCAACGGCACGCCGGAAAAGCCTTACGGCGCACTGGCCTGGTCGCCGGACAGCCGGTATGTGGTGGGGTATCATATCAACCCGGTGGAGGATTCCGCCGTGTATTACATTCTCACAAGTCAGGACGGCACCCGCGGGCAATTGCGCTCCCATCCTTACAAACAGCCCGGAGACCCGTTCTCCACCTACGAAATGTATATTTTTCCCGTTGACCGGCAGGATGCCCTGAAAGTAGATACGGATGTCATCGATTTCTTTGACGCGCCTTACCTGCACTGGCGGGAAAAAGACGCCCGCTATTTCACTTATGAGAAAGTGGACCGGGGCCATCAGCGTTTCCGGATCATTGAAGTGGATACGGAGACCGCCACCGCCAAAACTTTGCTGGACGAGCAGACGAATACATTCATTTATGAATCCCGCATCTTTACGGAATACCTGCCCGCCACCAATGAGATCATCTGGACCTCCGAGAAGGACGGCTGGCGGCACCTCTACCTGGTGGACGGCATCACCGGAGCCATAAAGCACCCCATCACCAAAGGTCCCTGGGTAGTGCGGCAGATCGACAGCGTGGATGCAAAAAAACGGGAAATATGGTTCAGGGCCAGCGGCATGCATGCAGGGGAAGACCCTTATTTCCTGCATTACTACCGCATTGGCTTTGACGGGAAGGACCTGGTGGAACTGACTCCCGAAAAGGGGCATCATACCGCTGTTTTTTCACCGGATAAAAAGTATTATATCGATACCTATTCACAAGTGGATGTACCTCCTGTGACCACGCTGCGCAGCACCCGCAGCGGCAAAAAGATCATGGAGCTGGAAAAAGCGGACGCCACGGCGTTTTTTGCCACCGGCATGCGGCCTGTGGAGAGCTTTACCGCCAAGGGGCGCGATGGGAAAACGGATATATGGGGCATCGTTTGCAGGCCCTCGGATTTTGATCCCGCCAAACGTTACCCCGTGATCGAAAATATTTATGCGGGGCCGCAGGATGCATTTGTGCCCAAGAGCTTCATGGGCAGTTTCAGCGAAATGCAGAGCATGGCCGAGCTGGGCTTCATCGTGGTGCAGATAGATGGCATGGGCACGGCCAACCGCTCCAAGGCTTTTCATGATGTTTGCTGGAAGAACCTGGCGGATGCCGGGTTCCCGGACAGGATATTGTGGATCAGGGCGCTGGCGGAAAAATATCCTTATGTGGATACTACCCGCGTGGGGCTCTACGGCACCTCCGCAGGTGGACAGAACGCGCTGGGGGGACTGCTCTTTCATCCTGATTTTTATAAAGCCGCCGTTTCCTCCTGCGGCTGCCACGATAACCGGGTGGACAAGCAGTGGTGGAACGAGCAGTGGATGGGCTACCCCCTTGGCAAACACTATGAGGAGCAGTCCAACGTCACTAATGCGGACAAACTGCGCGGGGACCTCCTGCTCATTGTGGGCGAGGCCGATACCAATGTTCCGCCCGAATCTACTTACCGCGTGATCAACGCACTGATCAGGGCGGGGAAATCGTTCGACTTTTTGCCTGTTCCCGGTTTGGGGCATAGCGATGGCGGGCCCTACGGCCGGCTGAAAAAACGGGATTTCTTCGTGAAGCACCTGCTGGGGGTGGACCCGCCGGACAGGAATAATGCGGAAAATAAATTGTAG
- a CDS encoding glycoside hydrolase family 127 protein, with protein MKKILSTLFSCCCIAVYAQDIPLRPDYPIQPVAFTQVQVNDGFWAPKIKVNAEVTIPYTLEQCRNTGRIDNFLRAAGKMPGDKFTEFTFDDTDIYKIIEGASYGLQVQKNPELESYLDTLIAYIGAAQEPDGYLYTFRTMNAPKPHPWVGAKRWEKEEDLSHELYNSGHLFEAAVAHYQATGKRNLLDIAIKNADLLVRDFGFGKEERFPGHQIIETGLTRLYRVTGNRQYLELAQFFLDVRGPGKPDSKEYNQAHKKVTEQHEAVGHAVRATYMYTGMADVAALTGNSDYLKAIDDIWHDVVEKKLYITGGIGATGAGEAFGKPYQLPNMSAYAETCASIANVYWNSRMFLLHGDAKYIDVLERTLYNGLLSGVSLSGDRFFYPNPLASMGQHQRSAWFGCACCISNMTRFLPSMPGYIYAQDKNDLYINLFAGNTAKIVLPATAVSITQQTDYPWDGRNEIIIDPAKTAAFTLRIRIPGWAQQEPVPGGLYHMQGTTAAPVSIQLNGKPYTFSTEKGYAVLKRTWKKGDRIVLTLPMAPRKILADEKVEDDRFRFALQRGPLMYCLEGADNLDSAVHNIVVDQQAAVNVVQRPDMLNGITVLQMDGTSTKRQLNSDELIYSRQQVTAIPYYAWANRGPGDMTVWIPYEASAAKPQPAPTIASKSRVSASLRNARTLKALNDQYEPKDAKDNNAPYLHWWPKKNSLEWVQYDFDQPYTVSESSVYWYDDGPWGGCRIPAGWKLFYKKDGAWLPVKTIGDYTIAKDRYNTVRFEPVETTALKMEIQQSVDHAAGLHEWTVK; from the coding sequence ATGAAAAAGATATTATCAACCTTGTTTTCCTGCTGCTGCATCGCTGTATATGCGCAGGACATACCGCTTCGGCCGGATTATCCCATACAGCCTGTTGCCTTCACGCAGGTGCAGGTGAATGACGGGTTCTGGGCGCCGAAAATAAAAGTGAATGCAGAAGTGACCATTCCCTACACCCTGGAGCAATGCCGCAATACCGGCAGGATCGATAATTTCCTGCGCGCGGCGGGGAAGATGCCCGGGGACAAGTTCACCGAATTCACTTTTGATGATACGGATATCTACAAGATCATCGAAGGTGCATCCTATGGTCTGCAGGTGCAGAAAAACCCGGAACTGGAAAGTTACCTGGATACGCTGATCGCCTATATCGGCGCAGCCCAGGAGCCGGACGGCTACCTGTATACCTTCCGCACCATGAACGCTCCGAAGCCGCATCCCTGGGTAGGCGCGAAACGCTGGGAGAAGGAAGAAGACCTCAGCCACGAACTCTATAATTCCGGCCACCTCTTCGAAGCTGCGGTAGCGCACTATCAGGCAACCGGGAAAAGGAATCTGCTGGATATTGCGATAAAGAATGCAGACCTGCTGGTGAGGGATTTCGGTTTCGGGAAAGAAGAGCGTTTCCCCGGCCACCAGATCATCGAGACGGGCCTCACGCGTTTATACCGTGTTACCGGCAACCGGCAATACCTTGAGCTGGCACAGTTCTTCCTGGACGTTCGTGGTCCGGGTAAACCGGACAGCAAAGAATACAACCAGGCCCACAAGAAGGTAACGGAGCAGCATGAGGCCGTAGGCCATGCCGTACGCGCCACGTACATGTACACCGGCATGGCGGATGTTGCGGCGCTGACCGGCAACAGCGACTACCTGAAAGCGATTGACGATATCTGGCATGATGTGGTGGAGAAAAAGCTGTACATCACCGGCGGCATCGGCGCCACCGGGGCAGGCGAAGCCTTCGGGAAACCCTACCAGCTGCCGAATATGAGCGCCTATGCGGAAACCTGCGCATCCATTGCCAATGTGTACTGGAACAGCCGCATGTTCCTGCTGCACGGGGACGCAAAATATATCGATGTGCTGGAACGTACGCTGTATAATGGTCTGCTCTCCGGTGTGTCCCTGAGCGGCGATCGTTTCTTTTATCCTAATCCGCTTGCATCCATGGGGCAGCATCAGCGCAGCGCCTGGTTCGGATGCGCCTGCTGCATTTCCAACATGACGCGCTTTCTCCCATCCATGCCGGGATACATCTATGCGCAGGACAAAAATGATCTCTACATCAATCTGTTTGCCGGTAACACAGCGAAGATCGTGTTGCCCGCAACGGCGGTCAGTATTACCCAGCAAACGGACTACCCCTGGGATGGCCGGAACGAGATCATCATCGATCCCGCAAAAACGGCCGCCTTCACCCTGCGCATCCGCATCCCCGGATGGGCGCAGCAGGAACCCGTGCCGGGCGGTCTGTATCATATGCAGGGAACAACAGCCGCGCCGGTATCCATCCAGCTGAATGGCAAGCCCTATACTTTCAGCACGGAAAAAGGATACGCTGTGCTGAAGCGTACCTGGAAGAAAGGGGACAGGATCGTGCTGACCCTGCCGATGGCCCCCCGCAAAATACTGGCGGACGAAAAAGTGGAAGATGACCGCTTCCGTTTTGCCTTGCAGCGCGGCCCGCTGATGTACTGCCTGGAAGGTGCGGATAATCTGGACAGTGCGGTGCATAATATTGTGGTGGACCAGCAGGCTGCCGTAAACGTTGTGCAGCGCCCGGATATGCTCAATGGTATAACCGTGCTGCAGATGGACGGAACATCCACGAAACGGCAGCTGAATAGCGATGAGCTGATCTATTCCCGCCAGCAGGTGACCGCGATCCCGTATTACGCCTGGGCCAACCGCGGCCCCGGTGATATGACCGTCTGGATACCCTATGAAGCCTCGGCCGCAAAGCCGCAACCCGCACCTACCATCGCTTCCAAAAGCAGGGTAAGCGCATCACTCCGCAATGCCCGCACCCTCAAAGCCCTGAATGACCAGTACGAGCCAAAGGACGCAAAGGACAATAATGCGCCGTACCTGCACTGGTGGCCAAAGAAAAATTCCCTGGAATGGGTGCAATATGATTTCGACCAGCCTTATACCGTCTCCGAATCCAGCGTTTACTGGTATGACGATGGCCCCTGGGGTGGCTGCCGCATTCCCGCCGGCTGGAAGCTGTTCTACAAAAAGGACGGTGCCTGGCTGCCGGTGAAAACGATCGGGGATTATACCATTGCCAAAGACCGCTACAACACCGTTCGTTTTGAACCGGTGGAAACAACTGCCCTGAAAATGGAGATACAGCAGTCTGTCGATCATGCTGCGGGTCTGCATGAATGGACCGTGAAGTAG